In Kryptolebias marmoratus isolate JLee-2015 linkage group LG11, ASM164957v2, whole genome shotgun sequence, the following proteins share a genomic window:
- the ndrg4 gene encoding protein NDRG4 isoform X4, whose translation MPECWDGEHDVETPYGMLHVVIRGAPKGNKPAILTYHDVGLNHKLCFNTFFNNEDMQEITKHFVICHVDAPGQQVGAAQFPQGFQYPTMDQLAGMLPTVVQHFGFKSIVGIGVGAGAYILAKFALIFPDQVEGLVLLNIDPNGKGWIDWAASKLSGLTSNIPDTVLPHLFSQEELVGNTELVQSYRQQINNSINHYNLQLFWNMYNSRRDLEMNRGGSALNAKTLKCPVMLVVGDNAPAEEGVVECNSKLDPTNTTFLKMADSGGLPQLTQPAKLTEAFKYFLQGMGYIAYVKDRRLSGGPVPSASMTRLARSRTASLTSAGSGEGNRSRACTNSDSTEGVGAVTQTMEVSC comes from the exons ATGCCTGAGTGTTGGGATGGG GAACATGATGTTGAGACCCCTTACGGGATGCTGCATGTGGTGATCCGAGGGGCGCCCAAAGGAAACAAACCTGCCATCCTCACCTACCACGATGTGGGGCTGAACC ACAAACTGTGCTTCAACACTTTCTTTAACAACGAGGACATGCAGGAGATCACcaagcactttgtgatttgCCATGTCGACGCCCCGGGACAGCAGGTTGGAGCTGCACAGTTCCCACAAGG GTTCCAGTATCCCACCATGGACCAGTTGGCTGGGATGCTGCCCACTGTGGTGCAGCACTTTGG ATTTAAGAGCATCGTTGGGATCGGCGTTGGAGCTGGAGCTTATATTCTGGCAAAGTTTGct CTGATCTTCCCAGACCAGGTGGAGGGCTTGGTTCTGCTCAACATTGACCCGAATGGCAAAGGATGGATTGACTGGGCTGCCTCCAAG CTGTCAGGTCTGACCAGCAACATCCCAGATACCGTGCTGCCACACCTTTTCAGCCAG gaggaACTGGTGGGCAACACAGAGCTGGTTCAGAGCTACCGACAACAGATCAACAACTCCATCAACCACTACAACCTGCAGCTCTTCTGGAACATGTACAACAG CCGAAGGGACCTGGAGATGAACCGCGGTGGGTCGGCGCTTAACGCTAAAACCTTGAA ATGTCCTGTGATGCTGGTTGTTGGAGACAACGCTCCTGCTGAGGAGGGAGTG GTTGAGTGCAACTCCAAACTGGATCCTACCAACACCACCTTCCTAAAG ATGGCCGACTCCGGTGGACTTCCCCAGCTCACACAG CCCGCCAAGCTGACTGAAGCCTTCAAGTATTTCCTGCAGGGAATGGGCTACA TCGCTTATGTGAAGGATCGGAGGCTGAGTGGAGGGCCAG TGCCCTCGGCCAGCATGACCCGCCTGGCCCGCTCCAGGACAGCCTCTCTGACCAGCGCCGGCTCCGGGGAGGGGAACCGCTCTCGGGCCTGCACCAACTCTGACAGCACCGAGGGAGTTGGCGCTGTCACCCAAACCATGGAGGTGTCGTGCTGA
- the ndrg4 gene encoding protein NDRG4 isoform X5: MPECWDGEHDVETPYGMLHVVIRGAPKGNKPAILTYHDVGLNHKLCFNTFFNNEDMQEITKHFVICHVDAPGQQVGAAQFPQGFQYPTMDQLAGMLPTVVQHFGFKSIVGIGVGAGAYILAKFALIFPDQVEGLVLLNIDPNGKGWIDWAASKLSGLTSNIPDTVLPHLFSQEELVGNTELVQSYRQQINNSINHYNLQLFWNMYNSRRDLEMNRGGSALNAKTLKCPVMLVVGDNAPAEEGVVECNSKLDPTNTTFLKMADSGGLPQLTQPAKLTEAFKYFLQGMGYMPSASMTRLARSRTASLTSAGSGEGNRSRACTNSDSTEGVGAVTQTMEVSC; encoded by the exons ATGCCTGAGTGTTGGGATGGG GAACATGATGTTGAGACCCCTTACGGGATGCTGCATGTGGTGATCCGAGGGGCGCCCAAAGGAAACAAACCTGCCATCCTCACCTACCACGATGTGGGGCTGAACC ACAAACTGTGCTTCAACACTTTCTTTAACAACGAGGACATGCAGGAGATCACcaagcactttgtgatttgCCATGTCGACGCCCCGGGACAGCAGGTTGGAGCTGCACAGTTCCCACAAGG GTTCCAGTATCCCACCATGGACCAGTTGGCTGGGATGCTGCCCACTGTGGTGCAGCACTTTGG ATTTAAGAGCATCGTTGGGATCGGCGTTGGAGCTGGAGCTTATATTCTGGCAAAGTTTGct CTGATCTTCCCAGACCAGGTGGAGGGCTTGGTTCTGCTCAACATTGACCCGAATGGCAAAGGATGGATTGACTGGGCTGCCTCCAAG CTGTCAGGTCTGACCAGCAACATCCCAGATACCGTGCTGCCACACCTTTTCAGCCAG gaggaACTGGTGGGCAACACAGAGCTGGTTCAGAGCTACCGACAACAGATCAACAACTCCATCAACCACTACAACCTGCAGCTCTTCTGGAACATGTACAACAG CCGAAGGGACCTGGAGATGAACCGCGGTGGGTCGGCGCTTAACGCTAAAACCTTGAA ATGTCCTGTGATGCTGGTTGTTGGAGACAACGCTCCTGCTGAGGAGGGAGTG GTTGAGTGCAACTCCAAACTGGATCCTACCAACACCACCTTCCTAAAG ATGGCCGACTCCGGTGGACTTCCCCAGCTCACACAG CCCGCCAAGCTGACTGAAGCCTTCAAGTATTTCCTGCAGGGAATGGGCTACA TGCCCTCGGCCAGCATGACCCGCCTGGCCCGCTCCAGGACAGCCTCTCTGACCAGCGCCGGCTCCGGGGAGGGGAACCGCTCTCGGGCCTGCACCAACTCTGACAGCACCGAGGGAGTTGGCGCTGTCACCCAAACCATGGAGGTGTCGTGCTGA